A window from Erythrolamprus reginae isolate rEryReg1 chromosome 11, rEryReg1.hap1, whole genome shotgun sequence encodes these proteins:
- the LOC139173955 gene encoding cAMP-dependent protein kinase inhibitor beta-like, with amino-acid sequence MTEVEPVLDFASSGRTGRRNALPDILGSPAGVSPTDLPLKLAEMSITSDRSQEMQSPTTEVPPPAPQSPELKDAS; translated from the exons ATGACTGAGGTGGAGCCCGTGCTGGATTTTGCATCATCGGGGCGCACTGGCCGAAGAAACGCCTTGCCGGATATCCTGGGTTCACCAGCTGGTGTCAGCCCCACCGACTTGCCCCTGAAACTGGCAGAAATGTCTATTACCTCAG ACAGATCACAAGAAATGCAGTCACCAACCACAGAGGTGCCTCCACCAGCACCCCAAAGTCCAGAGTTGAAAGATGCCTCTTAA